The Polypterus senegalus isolate Bchr_013 chromosome 1, ASM1683550v1, whole genome shotgun sequence genome includes a window with the following:
- the tnfsf10 gene encoding tumor necrosis factor ligand superfamily member 10 encodes MAHSSTVQTLGFLLLAAILLQTVAVAVTFMYFSSALATMKETFSKSSISCLRRSSLNFLKGSEADTKEDDDDPCWQVTEQLHLLIEKTMSTRYRKELSSFVSDEVSRVLPSIMVESQHIKRPELAAHLTGNVINKQEKYENSLSRGVVGQKILNWESKRGLAFLHNLHFKDGELIIPRTGLYYIYSQTYFRHSVPITGEVENLMENKQMLQYIYKVTSYPEPILLMKNARTTCWSKNSEYGLYSIYQAGAFQLKADDRVFVSVSNITIVDMDEESSFFGAFMVS; translated from the exons ATGGCTCACTCAAGCACCGTTCAAACTCTTGGATTTTTGCTGCTCGCTGCTATTCTCCTGCAGACTGTAGCAGTGGCAGTGACGTTCATGTACTTCAGCAGCGCGTTGGCGACG ATGAAGGAAACTTTTTCTAAAAGCAGTATATCCTGCTTGAGAAGAAGCAGTTTGAACTTCCTCAAGGGTTCCGAAGCAGACACTAAAGAGGATGATGATGACCCCTGCTGGCAGGTCACAGAACAGCTGCATCTCCTTATCGAAAAG ACAATGTCCACTCGCTACCGAAAGGAGTTGTCCTCTTTTGTTTcag ATGAAGTTTCTCGTGTCCTCCCATCCATCATGGTTGAAAGCCAGCACATTAAACGGCCTGAGCTGGCAGCTCACCTCACTGGAAATGTTAtcaacaaacaagaaaaatatgaaa ATTCATTATCCAGAGGGGTGGTAGGTCAGAAGATTCTGAACTGGGAGTCCAAGCGAGGGCTGGCATTTTTACACAATCTGCACTTTAAGGATGGTGAGCTAATCATTCCTAGAACCGGACTTTATTACATATATTCCCAAACATATTTCCGGCATTCAGTACCCATTACAGGTGAGGTGGAAAATCTTATGGAAAATAAGCAGATGCTCCAGTACATTTATAAAGTAACTTCCTACCCTGAGCCCATTCTCCTGATGAAAAATGCCAGAACAACGTGTTGGTCAAAGAATTCTGAGTATGGCCTGTATTCCATCTATCAAGCTGGTGCTTTCCAGTTAAAAGCAGATGATCGGGTGTTTGTATCTGTTAGCAATATTACTATTGTTGACATGGATGAAGAATCAAGTTTTTTTGGAGCCTTTATGGTGAGCTAG